From the genome of Dickeya aquatica, one region includes:
- a CDS encoding chorismate-binding protein: MNDSLLRYQVKQSKLTIVKQISAYEICQKLMSYDGNLKDDFYTAFNFIDDGVRQRFSAYGRLAEITVHLSQDKIIFSFEKDERSIITDVQEFNSDTTPYSLVFSHLNGFTKKVRNYLLEHMDLPDNHNDVVFFGGWKAVTRRNGIVELAKFTLPLITVKQQNNNVILTQFLKNWSEEISISRLLEENEKIPILDSLVVLSASYASNRQEYEEQLSKVVLDLKSLNVSKVVVSKKKDILFKTAPNPLAFAAKLASRHGQVYDYIFHWKNEKYWVGVSPEILLTKEKSYISTKPLAGTIRLDQSSELNIASDILKNDKKESKEHMLASNKLEEELQEVCIPGTVKCTSGKDPFGVGYAVHLRSVISGEVEDNVSSFDILAKIYPPATIWGIPEDWSGTIIKNFEKFDRGYFTGGLGYFTLNDNSNFSLVIRNASLNDCLLEVYAGSGIIDQSNPEKEWRETETKMTPILSVLED, translated from the coding sequence ATGAATGATTCATTGCTTCGATATCAGGTAAAGCAGTCAAAACTAACAATAGTAAAGCAAATTTCTGCATACGAAATCTGTCAGAAATTAATGTCATATGATGGTAATTTAAAAGACGATTTCTATACTGCTTTCAACTTCATTGATGATGGTGTACGGCAACGTTTTAGCGCTTACGGTAGACTCGCTGAAATAACTGTACATTTAAGTCAGGATAAAATTATCTTCTCTTTCGAAAAAGATGAACGTAGTATTATCACTGATGTGCAGGAGTTTAATTCGGACACAACGCCTTATTCACTCGTATTCAGCCATTTAAATGGTTTTACAAAGAAAGTACGGAATTATTTGCTCGAGCATATGGATCTGCCCGATAACCACAACGATGTGGTATTTTTCGGTGGCTGGAAAGCCGTTACCAGACGAAATGGCATTGTGGAACTTGCTAAATTTACGTTGCCTTTAATTACAGTTAAACAACAGAATAATAATGTGATACTGACACAGTTTTTAAAAAACTGGTCAGAGGAGATCAGTATATCTCGTTTGTTAGAAGAAAACGAAAAAATTCCCATATTAGATTCCTTAGTCGTCCTGTCAGCATCGTATGCTTCGAATCGTCAAGAATATGAAGAACAGCTAAGTAAAGTGGTATTAGATTTAAAAAGCCTCAATGTATCGAAAGTCGTCGTATCCAAAAAGAAAGATATTTTGTTTAAAACAGCGCCCAACCCTCTTGCCTTTGCTGCTAAGTTGGCGTCTCGGCATGGTCAGGTTTATGACTATATTTTTCACTGGAAAAACGAAAAATATTGGGTAGGTGTGTCACCTGAAATTTTGCTGACAAAAGAAAAATCATATATATCAACGAAACCACTCGCTGGAACCATCCGGCTTGATCAGTCGTCAGAACTAAATATTGCCTCAGATATTCTCAAAAATGACAAAAAAGAGTCTAAGGAACATATGCTCGCTTCAAATAAACTTGAGGAGGAGCTTCAGGAAGTCTGTATTCCAGGCACAGTCAAATGCACGAGCGGGAAAGACCCGTTTGGCGTCGGATATGCTGTGCATCTGAGAAGTGTAATTAGCGGTGAAGTGGAAGATAACGTAAGTAGTTTTGACATACTGGCAAAAATATACCCACCAGCTACTATCTGGGGAATACCAGAAGACTGGAGTGGTACGATTATAAAAAACTTTGAGAAATTTGACCGTGGCTACTTTACCGGAGGGTTGGGCTACTTCACATTGAATGATAACAGCAATTTCTCGCTTGTGATCAGGAATGCCTCTCTTAATGATTGCCTGTTAGAGGTTTATGCCGGTTCAGGAATCATTGACCAATCGAATCCAGAGAAAGAATGGCGTGAAACCGAAACTAAAATGACGCCTATTCTTTCTGTATTAGAAGATTAA
- a CDS encoding ATP-grasp domain-containing protein, which produces MPKYCVVVDGFGSGQYIAPKLIELGYHCIHITALQGDMPFASYKIDSTQYDVELVYNGDIDNVVVALKPYDIIAVLPGIDSGVALADQLADKLTLKQNNPATSRDRLDKYHSHLKLKENNLPHASGKLVSSEEDLIGWFDGQDAQSIIVKPPKSTGGINVYECKSHSQLVEAFHKVQSQSRVIGISNDGVLAQELLKGVEYIVDSVSFAGKHYITDIWRSDKLDVKDGNYVYEKTTLLPAQGDIQDKLVAYHKLVLDALGLTFGPCHNEIMLTEKGPVLIEMNPRPAGGNIPDITQACTGKGQIGWIDSLCHFLESGVAPKDELYTLHKIGMIVPFISHVSGKLTSFKNIDKVKSLNSFYKLHLFKEIGSNINVTKDMFTIPGAANLVHEESEVINKEYYFIRDLEHEGLFDVC; this is translated from the coding sequence ATGCCTAAGTACTGCGTAGTGGTTGATGGTTTCGGCTCTGGACAATATATTGCTCCCAAACTGATAGAATTGGGATATCACTGTATACATATTACAGCTCTGCAAGGCGATATGCCTTTTGCCTCTTATAAAATTGACTCAACGCAATATGACGTAGAGTTAGTATATAATGGTGATATCGATAATGTAGTAGTGGCTTTAAAACCCTATGATATCATTGCGGTGTTGCCAGGCATCGATTCTGGCGTGGCGCTTGCAGATCAATTAGCTGATAAATTAACATTAAAACAGAATAATCCTGCCACATCACGCGATCGGCTAGATAAATACCATAGTCATTTAAAGTTAAAAGAAAATAACCTACCGCATGCTAGTGGGAAATTAGTTTCCAGTGAGGAAGATTTAATCGGCTGGTTTGATGGCCAAGATGCTCAGTCAATAATAGTAAAACCTCCGAAAAGTACTGGCGGAATAAATGTCTATGAGTGCAAATCACACTCACAACTGGTTGAAGCGTTTCATAAAGTACAATCACAGTCGCGTGTAATTGGAATCAGTAACGATGGCGTCTTGGCGCAAGAGCTATTGAAAGGTGTTGAATACATCGTAGATAGCGTATCTTTTGCGGGAAAACATTACATCACTGATATTTGGCGTAGCGACAAGCTGGACGTTAAAGATGGTAACTATGTCTATGAAAAAACCACCTTGCTTCCAGCTCAGGGTGATATTCAGGATAAGTTAGTTGCTTATCATAAATTGGTTCTGGATGCATTAGGACTAACGTTTGGCCCTTGCCATAACGAAATCATGCTAACTGAAAAGGGCCCTGTTCTTATTGAGATGAATCCCAGACCTGCTGGAGGAAACATACCAGATATCACTCAGGCTTGTACAGGGAAAGGGCAAATTGGTTGGATAGATTCTTTATGTCATTTTCTGGAAAGTGGTGTAGCGCCGAAAGATGAACTTTATACACTCCATAAAATTGGAATGATTGTTCCTTTTATTTCTCATGTTTCCGGGAAATTAACTTCATTTAAAAATATTGATAAAGTAAAGTCCTTGAATTCATTTTACAAATTACATTTATTCAAAGAAATTGGCTCTAATATAAACGTAACCAAAGACATGTTCACAATTCCCGGCGCAGCTAATTTGGTTCATGAGGAATCAGAGGTGATTAATAAAGAATACTACTTTATTCGCGACCTGGAACATGAAGGTCTGTTTGATGTTTGTTGA
- a CDS encoding aldehyde dehydrogenase family protein: MREIKVLRPSGTYQCSKPLIIFSIDGEALLQLNQAPGLLINKVKNEMLESVKQKSSDVRNIMEAAAEYFFYSELDGQTPGEYVNTLHRLSGLPVNSIYNAMQGLYTFLATANKRIDQGMPQGAVNYEQISPEYKGGIWAPYGELLSVIAPGNHPLSNQGWLEALSYGYRIMLRPSQRDPLTAYRLILALKKAGLSEGMAAYVPCDHRQVDNIISAGDLSLVYGGESMVERYQSNANVILRGPGYSKILFESETFCLSDSMQKQVTESILDDGGVKCTNVSGLLVQGSITPVLSIIKQRLSGIKAAPLYSKDAVLPVMTFNTASSYYNHIKKICAEESIAFIPVSEHDPLVDFGDGTACIEPIILLSDKLPEELDRFNLELPFPCVWIAGWPEERKLSALTSTLALGLYIDSPVKLTEALANVNIKKIVMAGHQVSSNFDLPHDGFLSNRLLTVKGFKATSTFSFNL, encoded by the coding sequence ATGCGTGAAATAAAGGTGCTAAGGCCATCAGGAACCTATCAATGCTCAAAGCCATTGATTATTTTTTCAATAGATGGTGAAGCGTTGTTGCAGCTAAATCAAGCTCCCGGGTTGCTTATAAATAAAGTCAAAAACGAAATGTTGGAAAGCGTCAAGCAGAAATCGTCTGATGTCAGGAATATTATGGAGGCGGCTGCCGAATACTTTTTTTACAGTGAACTGGATGGGCAAACGCCAGGTGAATATGTTAATACCTTGCACCGTCTTTCAGGGCTACCGGTAAATAGCATATACAATGCTATGCAAGGGTTATACACATTCCTAGCTACTGCAAATAAACGTATTGATCAAGGAATGCCTCAGGGCGCAGTTAACTACGAACAGATTTCGCCAGAATATAAGGGAGGGATCTGGGCACCTTATGGTGAATTGCTATCTGTGATAGCCCCCGGTAATCACCCGCTGTCAAATCAGGGATGGCTCGAAGCGCTGTCTTATGGCTACAGGATTATGTTACGCCCTAGTCAGAGGGATCCCTTGACTGCATATCGCTTGATATTGGCTTTAAAAAAAGCCGGTTTATCAGAAGGTATGGCTGCTTATGTTCCTTGCGACCATCGTCAGGTTGATAACATCATAAGTGCAGGCGATCTGTCATTGGTTTATGGCGGGGAATCGATGGTTGAACGTTATCAGAGCAATGCTAACGTTATTCTGCGCGGGCCTGGTTACAGCAAAATATTGTTTGAGAGTGAAACGTTTTGTCTGTCTGATTCAATGCAAAAACAAGTAACCGAAAGCATCTTAGATGACGGCGGTGTTAAGTGTACAAATGTCAGTGGCTTACTGGTTCAGGGATCGATTACGCCTGTTTTATCAATAATCAAACAGCGCCTTTCCGGCATTAAAGCTGCGCCATTGTACAGCAAAGATGCTGTGCTACCTGTAATGACCTTCAATACAGCCAGTAGCTATTATAATCACATAAAAAAAATATGTGCTGAGGAGTCAATAGCATTCATTCCCGTCTCTGAACATGACCCACTGGTAGATTTCGGCGATGGCACTGCATGCATTGAGCCAATTATTCTCCTGTCAGACAAATTACCTGAAGAGCTTGACCGCTTTAACCTTGAGCTACCATTTCCCTGCGTTTGGATAGCGGGCTGGCCAGAAGAGAGAAAACTTTCAGCGTTGACCTCGACATTAGCCTTGGGTCTTTACATCGATAGTCCTGTAAAACTTACTGAAGCATTAGCCAATGTTAATATTAAAAAAATAGTCATGGCAGGGCACCAGGTGTCCTCGAATTTTGATCTTCCGCACGATGGTTTTCTGTCAAACAGATTATTGACAGTTAAAGGGTTTAAAGCCACATCTACATTTTCGTTCAATTTATAA
- a CDS encoding cyclase family protein, giving the protein MSKFLPKEIIDLSIPFSVDMPKYDAPWFPKFSYDEIKPEQMSEANWHRRFTTLNLFAHNGTHIESGDHAFRNGYTVDKIELKHFVGYPVIIDLSGIANGTEITPQMIEPYVRDVKFTKQSIILIRTGYDDNYWDTDNFWDHSPWLNAAAADLLVSTGAGFFGLDFQTEKPGEKNFVVHKTLLSGHAVLCEYLFNLDKANENTLFMALPISVTNTEACPVRAVLIKG; this is encoded by the coding sequence ATGAGCAAGTTTTTACCAAAAGAGATCATCGATCTAAGTATTCCTTTTTCCGTAGATATGCCAAAGTATGATGCGCCTTGGTTTCCAAAATTTAGTTATGATGAAATCAAACCTGAGCAAATGTCAGAGGCAAACTGGCATAGGCGTTTCACTACTTTAAATTTGTTTGCTCATAATGGAACTCACATCGAATCTGGTGACCACGCATTCAGAAATGGTTACACAGTCGATAAAATAGAGTTGAAGCATTTTGTCGGTTATCCAGTCATCATCGACTTGTCAGGCATCGCTAATGGCACCGAGATTACGCCACAGATGATTGAGCCCTATGTAAGGGACGTGAAATTTACCAAGCAATCGATTATTTTAATTCGGACTGGATATGATGATAATTATTGGGACACAGATAACTTTTGGGATCACTCCCCGTGGCTGAATGCCGCGGCAGCCGATTTATTGGTGTCGACAGGTGCTGGTTTTTTTGGTCTTGATTTCCAGACGGAAAAACCGGGCGAGAAAAACTTTGTTGTACATAAAACGTTGCTGTCAGGACATGCAGTGCTTTGTGAGTATTTATTCAACCTTGATAAAGCGAATGAAAACACCCTTTTTATGGCATTGCCAATAAGTGTGACTAATACCGAAGCGTGTCCTGTTCGTGCAGTATTAATTAAGGGGTGA
- a CDS encoding SDR family NAD(P)-dependent oxidoreductase, which produces MTHTHELDKKRVAIIAGGAKGIGFSTVKKFTESGYDCFVIDRDESAIEEASTQLSGSAIKWFCLDLLNDNNELESIFSNLAAYQSITLVNLIGGSRYGYKDTSQLTWQDVVDTFAFNLKPAFTLIQALLPLFKVRREGRIVNIGSITSRMPLKLTSLDYGCAKSALLGFSRHLSMELAGYPVLVNTVCPGIVGTERIKARWDNRSDDENNAILDTIPLNRVAEPEDIAETIFFLGSENNRYMTGAIMDVNGGIYRP; this is translated from the coding sequence ATGACTCATACACATGAGTTAGATAAAAAACGCGTGGCAATCATTGCTGGCGGGGCTAAAGGTATTGGTTTTTCAACAGTAAAAAAATTCACAGAATCTGGCTATGACTGTTTTGTCATTGACCGCGATGAATCTGCAATCGAAGAGGCGTCGACCCAATTGAGCGGATCTGCAATTAAATGGTTTTGTCTGGATTTGCTCAATGATAATAATGAATTAGAAAGTATATTTTCTAATCTTGCTGCATATCAATCTATAACACTCGTGAATCTTATAGGTGGTTCTCGTTATGGTTATAAGGATACATCCCAGTTGACCTGGCAGGACGTAGTGGACACTTTCGCATTTAATTTAAAACCAGCCTTTACCTTAATACAGGCTTTGTTACCTTTGTTCAAAGTGCGTAGAGAAGGCCGCATTGTCAATATTGGATCAATTACCAGCCGTATGCCTCTAAAGCTGACTTCTCTTGATTATGGTTGTGCTAAGTCGGCGCTACTGGGATTTTCTCGTCATCTTTCTATGGAACTGGCTGGATATCCAGTATTAGTTAACACGGTTTGTCCAGGAATAGTTGGGACTGAAAGAATAAAAGCACGTTGGGATAATCGCAGTGATGATGAGAACAACGCAATCCTTGACACCATACCTCTGAATCGTGTTGCTGAGCCAGAAGATATTGCTGAAACGATATTTTTCCTGGGGTCGGAAAACAACAGGTACATGACAGGAGCAATAATGGATGTTAATGGCGGGATATATCGTCCTTAA
- a CDS encoding MATE family efflux transporter: MNVQEKSQEINSYKGAIFKLSYAVYLELISTVASGIIDMIWVARLGGIAVAAVAVATSFENVLMGIMFAVSVGTTILISNRLGTDDLKAVKSYIRSGFICALVFGLSVALISFVFRDQITDVLIGEKSQEIKASVSQFFMIMFPGMIVLYAQMMVDAIFKGHKNTKMPMKTAILANAVIIILDPILIFGWFGAPALGVLGAALATVLGRLVALSWSSYKLINYQDVRNLTHVNPTIPTITGIKNIVFLGFPLSLDFITRMLGTMVLINVVSHFGESYVAAFGIAIKIIIFVTMAYYAIRQASSILLSRRIGEGFPEDSKIITRDACYLGLLITLIAAIILIINPSHLISWFIDDAAVISSAATLLLYLTVYLFPLSFCVGSSGVFVGSGYGTLLTLVTCCGIGLQTLIAITLPYYYHDVVYVWYAMIFGAILQTVLIAYFLWMKIIPQISAQTTRTI; the protein is encoded by the coding sequence ATGAATGTACAAGAAAAAAGTCAAGAAATTAACTCCTATAAAGGGGCTATTTTCAAGCTATCCTATGCTGTTTATTTAGAGCTGATTTCAACTGTTGCCAGCGGCATTATTGACATGATTTGGGTCGCCAGACTGGGTGGTATTGCCGTTGCCGCCGTTGCGGTTGCAACAAGTTTTGAAAATGTTCTCATGGGGATCATGTTTGCTGTTAGCGTTGGCACGACGATACTGATTTCTAATCGTCTGGGCACAGATGATTTAAAAGCAGTGAAATCGTATATCCGTTCTGGTTTTATTTGCGCTTTGGTTTTTGGCTTGTCTGTAGCCCTTATCTCATTTGTTTTTCGTGATCAAATAACGGATGTACTTATCGGGGAGAAATCGCAAGAGATAAAGGCATCTGTTTCTCAGTTCTTTATGATTATGTTTCCTGGTATGATTGTACTTTATGCGCAGATGATGGTGGATGCTATATTTAAAGGGCATAAAAACACAAAGATGCCAATGAAAACGGCTATTTTGGCAAACGCCGTTATTATAATATTAGATCCTATCCTCATTTTTGGCTGGTTTGGCGCGCCTGCGCTTGGTGTACTTGGCGCGGCGTTGGCAACGGTTTTAGGGCGCCTGGTTGCTTTATCATGGTCGAGCTATAAATTAATTAACTATCAGGATGTAAGAAATCTTACTCATGTTAATCCAACAATTCCTACCATTACCGGGATTAAAAATATTGTTTTCCTGGGTTTTCCCCTGTCTCTGGACTTTATAACCAGAATGTTAGGCACGATGGTATTGATAAATGTGGTGTCTCACTTTGGCGAGTCATACGTCGCTGCTTTCGGTATCGCAATCAAGATTATTATTTTTGTCACGATGGCATATTATGCCATCCGTCAGGCTAGTAGCATTCTTTTGTCCAGAAGAATTGGCGAAGGTTTTCCTGAAGATTCAAAAATAATTACACGTGATGCTTGCTATCTTGGGCTACTAATTACTCTCATTGCTGCCATCATCCTCATTATAAACCCTTCACATCTTATCAGCTGGTTCATTGATGATGCTGCGGTTATCAGTTCTGCGGCAACCTTGCTACTCTATTTGACTGTTTATCTTTTCCCGTTATCTTTCTGTGTCGGCAGTAGTGGTGTTTTCGTCGGTTCTGGTTACGGAACTTTATTAACATTGGTTACGTGTTGCGGAATTGGCTTGCAAACACTAATCGCGATCACGCTTCCTTATTATTACCACGACGTTGTTTATGTGTGGTATGCGATGATTTTTGGCGCAATATTGCAAACGGTGTTAATTGCTTATTTCTTGTGGATGAAAATCATCCCGCAGATATCGGCTCAAACAACACGAACAATTTAA
- a CDS encoding SDR family NAD(P)-dependent oxidoreductase, whose translation MKTVLVLGASGDIGSSIVSELLKNKYRVIAQCFQHSERLVNISAELNVAKDNLVVFAADLTNANMRKELMANVSKITTTLHGLVNVIGGGRPCNIRDLDLDDWDFSLALNLTAPFHCLQLALPLLERAKGSVINFSSVAAYTGGAFGPHYASVKSGILGLTRSAARELGPYGIRVNAISPGPVDTEMTHSLPAEVLKKIIDETPLRRMVTTSEIASAVNYFLDEATSTTGQSLVIDGGRFFN comes from the coding sequence ATGAAAACTGTTCTCGTTTTAGGCGCAAGTGGTGATATTGGTAGCAGCATCGTATCTGAACTGCTTAAGAACAAATATCGAGTTATTGCTCAATGCTTTCAACATTCTGAGCGGCTTGTAAACATTAGCGCTGAATTGAACGTCGCAAAAGATAATCTTGTGGTTTTTGCTGCTGACTTAACCAATGCAAATATGCGGAAAGAACTCATGGCTAATGTTTCAAAAATCACAACCACACTGCATGGTTTGGTTAATGTTATCGGCGGTGGCAGGCCTTGCAACATTCGCGATCTCGATCTTGATGACTGGGATTTTTCCCTGGCACTCAACCTGACCGCACCTTTTCACTGTCTACAATTGGCATTACCTTTGCTCGAACGCGCGAAAGGCAGCGTTATCAATTTCTCGTCTGTCGCCGCTTACACTGGAGGCGCATTTGGCCCCCATTATGCTTCAGTGAAATCAGGGATTCTCGGCTTAACTCGATCTGCTGCCAGGGAACTCGGACCTTATGGGATTCGCGTAAACGCTATCTCGCCAGGTCCCGTTGATACCGAAATGACCCATTCATTACCTGCCGAGGTACTCAAGAAAATCATTGATGAGACACCGCTAAGACGCATGGTAACTACGAGCGAGATTGCCAGCGCAGTTAATTACTTTCTTGATGAGGCAACTTCCACCACAGGACAATCGCTTGTTATTGATGGAGGCCGCTTTTTCAATTAG